The Hymenobacter chitinivorans DSM 11115 genome window below encodes:
- a CDS encoding cation diffusion facilitator family transporter, translated as MADPNSSKTALFGGIAANVGIAVSKFVAAYFTGSSAMLSEGIHSLVDSGNGVLLLYGIKQSQKPADRRHPFGRSKEQYFWGLIVAVLIFAIGGGMSFYEGIKHIEHPEPLTDPLWNYIVLGVAILFEGWAFWLAAKALTQAGAGSGLGFWGQLRTSKDPAVFASVLENLAALVGLVLALLGVYFGHALNNPYFDGGASVAIGLLLMLVAVFLVSRTKGLLVGTGVDDATIDSVMSIVSRQPGVEQVRPPLTMYLGPADVVLALDVDFHDHLSAVEVEVAVASLQDHLRAAHPEFKRIFVEAKSLTGKDRDTELPTNQVTPQI; from the coding sequence ATGGCAGATCCTAATTCTTCAAAAACCGCCCTGTTCGGGGGCATTGCGGCCAACGTTGGCATTGCCGTTTCCAAATTCGTAGCCGCCTATTTCACGGGCTCCTCGGCCATGCTTTCCGAAGGAATTCACTCCCTGGTAGACAGCGGCAACGGTGTGCTGCTGCTCTACGGCATCAAGCAAAGCCAGAAGCCGGCCGACCGGCGCCACCCCTTCGGGCGCAGCAAGGAGCAGTACTTCTGGGGCCTAATTGTGGCCGTGCTGATTTTTGCCATCGGCGGCGGTATGTCGTTTTATGAGGGCATCAAGCACATCGAGCACCCCGAGCCCCTCACCGACCCGCTCTGGAACTACATCGTGCTGGGCGTGGCCATCCTGTTTGAGGGCTGGGCCTTCTGGCTGGCCGCCAAAGCCCTGACTCAGGCCGGTGCCGGCAGCGGGCTGGGCTTCTGGGGGCAGCTGCGCACGAGCAAGGACCCGGCGGTGTTTGCCTCGGTGCTCGAAAACCTGGCCGCGCTGGTGGGCCTGGTGCTGGCGCTGCTGGGTGTGTACTTCGGCCACGCCCTGAACAACCCCTACTTCGACGGCGGCGCCTCGGTGGCCATCGGGCTGCTGCTGATGCTGGTGGCCGTGTTCCTGGTGAGCCGCACGAAAGGCCTGCTGGTGGGCACCGGTGTCGACGACGCCACCATCGACAGCGTGATGAGCATCGTGAGCCGGCAGCCCGGCGTGGAGCAGGTGCGCCCCCCGCTGACGATGTACCTGGGCCCGGCCGACGTGGTGCTGGCCCTCGACGTGGATTTTCACGACCATCTCTCGGCCGTGGAAGTGGAAGTAGCCGTGGCCTCGTTGCAGGACCACCTGCGGGCGGCCCATCCCGAGTTCAAGCGCATTTTCGTGGAAGCCAAGAGCCTGACCGGCAAGGACCGGGATACGGAGCTGCCCACCAACCAGGTAACACCCCAGATTTAA
- a CDS encoding cation diffusion facilitator family transporter — MAGSSSKLVVYGAIGANVAIAISKFVAAYFTGSSAMLSEGIHSLVDSGNGLLILWGLHRSEQPADEQHPFGHSKELYFWTVIVAVLVFSVGGGLSLYKGWEHIQQPAPLSDPTWNYWVLGLAMLFEGIACLLAFREFQKTRGNVGFWQALRASKDPAVFAILLEDLAALVGLVIALAGVFFGHLLQNLYLDGAASMTIGLLLICMAVFMLREAKGLLVGEGVDAPTLARLSALAAADPAVAQVRNPLSMYLGPTDAFLALDVEFRRELSVVEVEQAVDRLQDAVRATHPEFRRIFIEPKVLPAAPAPNQPGPA; from the coding sequence ATGGCCGGAAGCTCCTCTAAGCTGGTTGTGTACGGGGCTATTGGGGCCAACGTCGCCATTGCCATTTCCAAATTCGTAGCCGCCTACTTCACGGGCTCCTCGGCCATGCTTTCCGAGGGAATTCACTCCCTGGTGGACAGCGGCAACGGCCTGCTGATTTTGTGGGGCCTGCACCGCAGTGAGCAGCCCGCCGACGAGCAGCACCCCTTCGGCCACAGCAAGGAGCTCTACTTCTGGACCGTCATCGTGGCCGTGCTGGTATTTTCGGTGGGCGGCGGCCTCTCGCTCTACAAGGGCTGGGAGCATATTCAGCAGCCCGCGCCCCTCTCCGACCCCACCTGGAACTATTGGGTGCTGGGCCTGGCCATGCTGTTTGAGGGCATAGCCTGCTTGCTGGCCTTCCGCGAGTTTCAGAAAACCCGCGGCAACGTGGGCTTCTGGCAGGCACTGCGGGCCAGCAAGGACCCGGCCGTGTTTGCCATTCTGCTCGAAGACCTGGCTGCCCTGGTAGGCCTGGTCATTGCCCTGGCCGGCGTGTTTTTCGGGCATCTGCTCCAGAACCTTTACCTCGACGGCGCGGCCTCGATGACCATCGGTCTGCTGCTGATTTGCATGGCCGTCTTTATGCTGCGCGAAGCCAAGGGCCTGCTCGTGGGCGAAGGCGTGGATGCCCCCACCCTGGCCCGCCTCAGCGCCCTGGCCGCCGCCGACCCGGCCGTGGCCCAGGTGCGCAACCCGCTTTCCATGTACCTGGGGCCCACCGACGCCTTTCTGGCCCTCGACGTGGAGTTTCGGCGGGAGTTGAGCGTGGTGGAGGTGGAGCAGGCCGTCGACCGGCTGCAGGACGCCGTGCGGGCCACTCACCCCGAGTTCCGGCGCATTTTTATCGAACCCAAAGTCCTGCCCGCGGCCCCGGCCCCCAACCAGCCGGGCCCGGCGTAA
- a CDS encoding APC family permease, with protein MTQPSTDSTPQPQLRRNLGLVQATALNMIDMVGIGPFVTLPLVMGLMGPNFLLAWLVGAALASVDGLIWSELGAAYPEAGGSYKFLKLAYGEQKWGRYMSFLYVWQTLIQSPLVLASGAIGFAQYFGYLVPLPEWWQPKLVAGTVVLLLIVLLYRRIEDIGKLGVALWVGVLGLMGWLIVGGVTHANHHVDIFPTGGLPVLPGLLLSVAMGQAAVKTIYSYLGYYNVCHLGAEIREPQRVIPRSIFLSILGIAALYLLLNWSVGTVIPWQEVQAWQAGAGDKSQFIVSVFVERLYGPAAATVATGLVLLVAFASLFAVLLGYSRIPYAAAADGEFLPIFGKLHPTKDFPYVSLLLLGGVGFVFSLLFRLGEVISAILAMRILVQFVGQAVGLMLLRRRRGTAGLPFRMPLYPLPVVLAIGVWLAVFWGIAPVEVEWGGRHFRLYFQLAALGMMALGTVAFLLWSRQRRQWPFLPGQQEIPAEAKRG; from the coding sequence ATGACCCAACCTTCTACCGACTCGACTCCCCAGCCCCAGCTGCGCCGCAACCTGGGCCTGGTGCAGGCCACGGCCCTGAACATGATTGACATGGTCGGCATCGGCCCCTTCGTGACCCTGCCGCTGGTGATGGGGCTGATGGGGCCCAACTTCCTGCTGGCCTGGCTGGTGGGCGCGGCCCTGGCCTCCGTCGACGGGCTGATCTGGAGTGAATTGGGGGCGGCTTACCCCGAGGCCGGGGGCTCCTATAAGTTTCTCAAGCTGGCCTACGGCGAGCAGAAATGGGGCCGCTACATGTCGTTTCTTTACGTCTGGCAGACCCTGATTCAGTCGCCGCTGGTGCTGGCCTCGGGCGCCATCGGCTTTGCCCAGTACTTCGGCTACCTGGTGCCCCTGCCCGAGTGGTGGCAGCCCAAGCTGGTGGCCGGCACGGTGGTGTTGCTGCTCATTGTGCTGCTTTACCGCCGCATCGAGGACATCGGCAAGCTGGGCGTGGCGTTGTGGGTGGGCGTACTGGGCCTCATGGGCTGGCTGATAGTGGGCGGCGTAACTCACGCTAACCACCACGTCGATATTTTTCCCACGGGCGGGCTGCCGGTGCTGCCGGGCCTGCTGCTGTCGGTGGCCATGGGGCAGGCGGCCGTCAAGACCATCTATTCCTACCTGGGCTATTACAACGTGTGTCACCTGGGCGCCGAAATCCGGGAGCCGCAGCGCGTGATTCCGCGCAGTATTTTCCTGAGCATCCTGGGCATTGCGGCTTTGTATCTGCTGCTCAACTGGAGCGTGGGCACCGTGATTCCCTGGCAGGAGGTGCAGGCCTGGCAGGCCGGGGCCGGGGATAAGTCGCAGTTTATCGTCAGCGTGTTCGTCGAGCGGCTCTACGGGCCGGCCGCCGCCACGGTGGCCACGGGCCTGGTCTTGCTGGTGGCCTTTGCCTCGCTATTTGCGGTGCTGCTGGGCTACTCCCGCATTCCGTACGCGGCGGCGGCCGACGGCGAATTTCTCCCCATCTTCGGCAAGCTCCACCCCACCAAAGATTTCCCCTACGTGTCGCTCTTGCTGCTGGGCGGCGTGGGCTTCGTGTTCAGTTTGCTGTTTCGGCTGGGCGAGGTTATTTCGGCCATTCTGGCCATGCGCATCCTGGTGCAGTTTGTGGGCCAGGCCGTGGGCCTCATGCTGCTGCGCCGTCGGCGCGGCACGGCCGGGCTGCCCTTCCGTATGCCGCTTTATCCGCTGCCCGTAGTGCTGGCCATTGGGGTGTGGCTGGCCGTGTTCTGGGGCATTGCGCCGGTAGAAGTAGAGTGGGGCGGCCGGCATTTCCGGCTGTATTTTCAGCTGGCCGCCCTGGGCATGATGGCCCTGGGTACGGTAGCCTTTCTGCTTTGGAGCCGACAGCGGCGGCAGTGGCCGTTTTTGCCGGGCCAGCAGGAAATTCCGGCCGAAGCCAAGCGCGGGTAA
- a CDS encoding phosphatase PAP2 family protein, translated as MLPALDHTLLVSLDHFLRHSPSFDSLMIMLSENNLFKGGVFTIMLWWLWFQQGSTDTDFPLRKTLLAILGGCLLAMGVARFATHTVPFRARPIHNPELHLAQQFPGLANITDHSNSFPSDHATLFFALATGFCFVSRRLGVLALLYATFMICLPRVYLGLHYPTDILAGALLGVLSACATNYAPVRDRLFTPLLRWQQLHPSPFYAALFLMTYQLDELFDSVRSLASYFFG; from the coding sequence ATGCTTCCTGCTCTCGACCACACCCTCCTGGTTAGCCTCGATCATTTTCTGCGGCACTCCCCCAGCTTTGATAGTCTGATGATAATGCTCAGCGAAAACAACCTGTTCAAGGGCGGGGTATTTACCATCATGCTCTGGTGGCTATGGTTTCAGCAGGGCAGCACCGACACCGACTTTCCGCTGCGCAAAACGTTGCTGGCCATCTTGGGGGGCTGCCTGCTGGCCATGGGCGTGGCCCGCTTCGCCACCCATACCGTGCCGTTCCGGGCCCGGCCCATTCACAATCCGGAGCTGCACCTGGCCCAGCAGTTTCCGGGCCTGGCCAATATCACCGACCACAGCAACTCCTTTCCCAGTGACCATGCCACGCTGTTTTTCGCCCTGGCTACCGGCTTTTGCTTTGTTTCGCGCCGCCTGGGCGTGCTGGCCCTGCTCTACGCCACCTTCATGATTTGCCTGCCCCGGGTGTACCTGGGCCTGCACTATCCCACCGACATCCTGGCCGGAGCCCTGCTGGGCGTTTTATCGGCCTGCGCTACCAACTACGCCCCGGTGCGCGACCGGCTTTTTACGCCCCTGCTGCGCTGGCAGCAGCTCCACCCCAGCCCGTTTTACGCGGCCCTGTTTCTGATGACCTACCAGCTCGACGAGCTCTTCGACAGCGTCCGGAGCCTGGCCAGCTACTTCTTTGGGTAA
- a CDS encoding GNAT family N-acetyltransferase has translation MPAIRLATPADVPAILNLVRRVVPLMQASGNQQWSADYPNEAVFQDDIARQQLWVAESDAQIVGVAALTQDQDEEYAQADWDPTETAIVTHRLAVDPAAQGQGVAAALLAQAEELARARGLKSLRVDTNSENTATQRLFPKLGYRFAGEITLGFRPGLRFFCYEKRLI, from the coding sequence ATGCCCGCTATTCGCCTTGCTACTCCCGCCGACGTTCCTGCCATCCTGAACCTAGTGCGCCGCGTGGTGCCGCTGATGCAGGCCAGCGGCAACCAGCAGTGGTCCGCTGACTACCCCAACGAGGCAGTGTTTCAGGATGATATTGCCCGGCAGCAGCTCTGGGTAGCCGAGTCAGACGCACAAATAGTCGGGGTGGCTGCCCTTACCCAGGACCAGGACGAAGAATATGCCCAAGCCGACTGGGACCCCACCGAAACGGCCATTGTCACGCACCGCCTGGCCGTAGACCCCGCGGCCCAGGGCCAGGGGGTAGCGGCCGCGTTGCTGGCCCAGGCCGAGGAGCTGGCCCGGGCGCGGGGCCTGAAGTCGCTTAGGGTGGATACCAACTCGGAAAACACGGCTACTCAGCGGCTATTTCCGAAGCTGGGGTATCGGTTTGCGGGCGAAATCACGCTGGGCTTTCGGCCGGGGCTGCGGTTTTTCTGTTATGAAAAGCGGCTTATTTAA
- a CDS encoding PQQ-dependent sugar dehydrogenase: MKTRLRIGRPTGRQIRPSTAKLQTAILLILLSLLALTTVNGQTFPAGFNQVPVSSGISNPTVLAFVPDGRIFVGEQGGALRVIKNGALLATPFVSLSVNSSGERGLIGITLDPSFSSNGYVYLYYTVSTAPVHNRISRFTAAGDVAVAGSEVVILELDPLSSATNHNGGAMSFGADGKLYVAIGENANGSNAQNLDTYHGKFLRINPDGSVPAGNPFATGSEQRRRVWSYGLRNPYTFAIHPTTGRIFLNDVGQNTWEEIDDATAGGRNFGWPATEGATTAAGVTSPVFSYPHGTGDGKGCAITGGTFFTPASTNYPAIYAGKYFYQDLCNQWINYIDLSGSTPVRSPFATALPGNAVGLTTGPDGNLYYLSRSAGALYKVVYTPSTSIPVITGQPANVSVPPGQPASFTVTATGTAPLSYQWQKNGVNITGATSATYTIASVAAADAGQYRAVVTNAVGSATSNAATLTVTAPNTAPTAQILTPAAGTTYVAGTTITFSADATDAEDGALPASAFSWRVDFHHDTHVHDGTAFNQGLKTGSFAIPNTGETAANVWYRLYLTVTDAGGLKTTVSRDIYPRTSVLTLATNPAGLRLTLDGQPLTTPATITSVEGILRTLGVVNPQTVNGVTYEFTGWSQGGAATQTLTTPTDDATYTASFRVVPAGQAVTSFTLFNADTDQPIAGYDPLPAGAVLNLATLPSRNLNIRANTNPATVGSVRFGYDANASFRTENVVPYALAGDNGPTDYLPWTPAVGSHTLTATPYTATGATGTAGQALTVSFTVTNAAPLRTPENPTNTVAGLDYGYYEGSGWSVLPTFSALSPVKTGSVTSFDLSPRTRNDDFAFRYTGYVRVPTDGVYTFYTTSDDGSQLFIGNQLVVNNDGLHGAAEKSGTIGLRAGLHALTVTFFERTGAEVLGVSYAGPGLVKQAVPAAALARPGNAVAAVYLSDLAWVAAGSGWGPAERDGSNGEQDPGDGKTLSLGGVSYAKGLGVHASSDIVYALNGAYSRFLSDVGVDDEVGNNGTVNFLVYLDGVLAYTSGPRSGSSATTSLDLDVTGKNELRLVVTNADNDNSYDHADWAGARLVPTGGAQTALRTPVARPNLLPFNLYPNPARSAVTFSLQLPEAGPLRVTVRDALGRQVVDATQAAPAGYSEQSLSLERLAPGLYFVTVRAGSQSSTQRLVVSE, translated from the coding sequence ATGAAAACACGTCTTCGTATTGGGCGGCCCACCGGCCGCCAGATCCGCCCGTCGACGGCTAAGCTGCAAACGGCCATACTGCTGATTCTGCTGAGCTTACTGGCCTTAACCACCGTCAACGGCCAAACCTTCCCGGCGGGCTTCAACCAGGTGCCAGTCAGCAGTGGCATCAGCAACCCCACAGTGCTAGCCTTCGTCCCCGACGGGCGCATTTTTGTGGGGGAGCAGGGCGGGGCCTTGCGCGTGATTAAAAATGGGGCCTTGCTGGCCACGCCGTTTGTGAGCCTCAGCGTAAATTCCAGCGGGGAGCGGGGCCTGATCGGCATCACCCTCGACCCCAGCTTCAGCTCCAACGGCTACGTCTACCTCTATTACACGGTGAGTACGGCGCCGGTGCACAACCGCATCAGCCGCTTCACGGCCGCCGGCGACGTAGCGGTGGCGGGCAGCGAGGTGGTTATCCTGGAGCTGGACCCGCTCAGCTCGGCTACCAACCACAACGGCGGAGCCATGAGCTTCGGGGCTGATGGCAAGCTCTACGTGGCCATCGGGGAAAACGCCAACGGTAGCAACGCCCAGAACCTGGACACCTACCACGGCAAGTTTCTGCGCATCAACCCCGACGGCTCGGTACCGGCCGGCAATCCCTTCGCTACGGGCTCCGAGCAGCGCCGCCGGGTGTGGAGCTACGGCTTGCGCAACCCCTACACCTTTGCCATTCACCCCACCACGGGCCGGATTTTTCTCAACGACGTCGGCCAGAACACCTGGGAGGAAATTGACGACGCTACCGCCGGCGGCCGCAATTTCGGCTGGCCCGCCACGGAAGGCGCGACCACCGCGGCCGGCGTCACGAGCCCGGTCTTCAGCTACCCCCACGGCACCGGCGACGGCAAGGGCTGCGCCATTACGGGCGGCACGTTCTTCACCCCGGCCAGCACCAACTACCCGGCCATCTATGCCGGCAAGTACTTTTACCAGGACTTGTGCAATCAGTGGATCAACTACATTGACTTGTCGGGTAGCACGCCGGTCCGCTCACCCTTTGCCACGGCCCTGCCCGGCAACGCCGTGGGCCTGACCACCGGCCCCGATGGCAACCTATATTACCTGAGTCGCAGCGCCGGGGCGTTGTATAAAGTAGTATACACGCCCTCGACCAGCATTCCCGTTATTACTGGTCAACCAGCCAACGTGAGCGTGCCCCCGGGGCAACCGGCTTCGTTTACGGTAACCGCCACCGGCACGGCCCCGCTGAGCTACCAGTGGCAGAAAAACGGCGTTAACATCACCGGGGCCACCAGTGCGACCTACACCATTGCCAGCGTAGCGGCTGCGGATGCCGGTCAGTACCGGGCCGTGGTAACCAATGCCGTGGGCTCAGCTACCAGCAATGCGGCTACGCTCACCGTGACGGCGCCTAACACGGCCCCCACGGCCCAGATTCTGACGCCGGCTGCGGGCACCACTTACGTGGCGGGCACCACCATTACCTTCTCCGCCGACGCTACGGATGCCGAGGATGGGGCATTGCCGGCCAGTGCCTTCAGCTGGCGAGTCGACTTTCACCACGACACCCACGTGCACGACGGCACGGCCTTCAACCAGGGCCTGAAAACGGGCTCCTTCGCCATTCCCAACACCGGCGAAACGGCGGCCAACGTGTGGTACCGCCTGTATCTGACCGTAACGGATGCCGGGGGCCTGAAAACCACCGTGTCCCGCGACATTTACCCCCGCACCTCGGTCTTGACCCTGGCTACCAACCCGGCCGGCTTGCGCCTCACCCTCGACGGGCAGCCCTTAACCACGCCGGCCACCATCACCAGCGTGGAAGGCATTCTGCGAACCTTGGGCGTGGTTAATCCCCAAACGGTGAACGGCGTGACCTACGAGTTTACGGGCTGGAGCCAGGGCGGGGCGGCCACCCAAACCCTGACCACGCCCACCGACGACGCCACGTACACGGCCAGCTTCCGGGTAGTGCCCGCAGGTCAGGCCGTTACCAGCTTCACGCTGTTCAACGCCGATACCGACCAGCCCATTGCCGGCTACGACCCACTGCCGGCCGGCGCCGTGCTCAACCTGGCAACGCTGCCCTCCCGCAACCTGAACATCCGGGCCAATACCAACCCGGCCACCGTGGGCAGCGTGCGGTTTGGCTACGATGCCAACGCCAGCTTCCGCACGGAAAACGTGGTGCCCTACGCCCTGGCCGGCGACAATGGTCCCACCGATTACCTGCCCTGGACGCCCGCCGTTGGCAGCCACACCCTGACGGCCACCCCCTACACCGCCACCGGCGCCACTGGCACGGCCGGCCAGGCCCTGACGGTGTCATTTACCGTGACGAATGCCGCGCCCCTGCGCACTCCCGAAAACCCCACCAATACCGTGGCGGGCCTCGATTATGGTTACTATGAAGGCTCCGGCTGGAGCGTGCTGCCTACCTTCTCGGCTTTGAGCCCCGTCAAAACGGGTTCGGTAACGAGCTTCGACCTGAGCCCCCGCACCCGGAACGACGACTTTGCCTTCCGCTACACCGGCTACGTGCGCGTGCCCACCGACGGCGTGTATACCTTCTACACCACTTCCGACGATGGCAGCCAGCTGTTCATTGGCAACCAACTGGTAGTCAACAACGATGGACTGCACGGCGCCGCGGAGAAGTCGGGCACGATTGGGTTACGGGCGGGCCTCCACGCGCTGACGGTTACCTTCTTCGAACGGACCGGAGCCGAAGTGCTGGGCGTAAGCTACGCGGGTCCGGGCCTGGTCAAGCAAGCCGTACCGGCGGCGGCACTCGCCCGACCGGGCAATGCCGTAGCAGCCGTTTATCTATCTGACCTTGCCTGGGTAGCGGCTGGTAGCGGCTGGGGACCAGCAGAGCGTGACGGCAGCAACGGGGAGCAAGACCCCGGGGACGGCAAAACGCTGAGCCTGGGGGGAGTCTCGTACGCCAAAGGTCTGGGTGTGCACGCTTCCTCCGACATCGTGTATGCCCTGAACGGGGCGTATTCCCGCTTTCTGTCCGACGTGGGCGTGGATGATGAAGTAGGCAATAATGGCACGGTAAATTTCCTGGTATACCTGGATGGCGTCCTGGCGTACACGAGCGGCCCGCGCAGCGGCAGTTCGGCCACCACCAGCCTGGACCTGGATGTAACCGGTAAAAACGAGCTGCGGCTGGTCGTTACCAACGCCGACAACGATAACAGCTACGACCACGCCGACTGGGCCGGGGCGCGTTTGGTGCCCACCGGGGGCGCGCAGACGGCCTTACGTACCCCGGTTGCCCGCCCCAATCTGCTACCATTCAATCTTTATCCCAACCCCGCTCGCTCTGCCGTGACCTTCAGCTTGCAGCTGCCCGAAGCCGGCCCCCTCCGGGTCACCGTGCGCGACGCGCTAGGCCGGCAGGTAGTGGATGCTACCCAGGCAGCGCCGGCCGGATATTCAGAGCAGAGCTTATCCTTGGAACGCTTGGCGCCGGGTCTGTACTTTGTAACGGTGCGGGCTGGTAGCCAAAGCAGCACCCAACGACTGGTGGTGAGCGAATAG
- a CDS encoding vWA domain-containing protein, giving the protein MQITQQPTTPVLLENLADTTSLLLKFREDVPNPQRRPLNVALVIDRSGSMAGAPLRYALQAAANFVDRLTADDRLSIVVYDDVVSTLLDAQLVTDKDGIKRMLQGVRAGGLTNLSGGWLQGCELVAKHKTDQHVNRVLLLTDGQANNGITNPAILINTAAKKAEEGITTTTLGFGSHFEEDLLIGMARAAAGNFYFIQSLDDAADVFGIELDSLKAIAAQNLTVTLTPINATEIGDVLSLARQEAQSDGRMVLHLGDVYENEDKVLGLQLRLPALPTGAHQLLHVAYRADAIRNGSIEAIAGEHTVQVTAGSIEAVAVASDGGVMLELARLRIARDKERAVDLADAGKHAEAEALLHQLVAELTAKGLHEHFEIAEEIDQINHYAQRIASRHLDNESRKELRDQAFQGRRARVDLAGRGVSVDQAAHALPVVSEPGTGVELVCFREGGKLRVRVVSAGFDDLNIQFPRAIRAEGAHYIVEELERSADGTFYRAKGTITRLVRPGETDPLAGGHSGSSRSRSTGSTSARAAKPAATLADLEETDTIGSGILIQCVKDGSKLRARVVSDGFDPNWNMRFPRGIRDESTLFVVEQVNTAPDGKSYIASGEIKKFVQTT; this is encoded by the coding sequence ATGCAAATAACTCAGCAGCCCACCACCCCGGTGCTTCTCGAAAACCTGGCCGATACGACCAGTTTGCTGTTAAAATTTCGGGAAGACGTCCCCAATCCGCAGCGCCGCCCGCTGAATGTGGCCCTCGTAATTGACCGTAGCGGCAGCATGGCCGGGGCCCCGCTTCGCTATGCCTTGCAGGCCGCCGCCAACTTCGTAGACCGCCTCACCGCCGACGACCGGCTGAGTATTGTCGTGTACGACGACGTAGTGAGCACCCTGCTAGATGCCCAGCTCGTGACCGACAAGGACGGTATCAAGCGCATGTTGCAAGGAGTGCGGGCCGGGGGCCTCACCAACCTGAGCGGGGGCTGGCTGCAGGGCTGCGAGCTGGTAGCCAAGCACAAAACCGACCAGCACGTCAACCGCGTGCTGCTGCTCACCGACGGGCAGGCCAACAACGGCATTACCAACCCCGCCATCCTGATTAATACCGCCGCCAAAAAGGCTGAGGAAGGTATTACAACGACCACCCTGGGCTTCGGGAGCCATTTCGAGGAAGATTTGCTGATTGGTATGGCCCGGGCCGCCGCCGGCAACTTCTACTTCATTCAGTCCCTGGACGATGCGGCCGACGTGTTCGGCATTGAGCTCGACAGCCTTAAAGCCATTGCTGCCCAAAACCTGACCGTTACGCTCACGCCCATCAACGCCACGGAAATCGGGGATGTGCTGAGCCTGGCCCGGCAGGAAGCCCAGTCCGATGGCCGCATGGTCCTGCACCTGGGCGACGTGTACGAGAATGAGGACAAGGTTCTGGGGCTGCAATTACGACTACCGGCCCTGCCTACCGGCGCCCACCAGCTGCTGCACGTAGCCTACCGGGCCGACGCCATTCGCAACGGTAGCATTGAGGCTATTGCCGGCGAGCATACGGTGCAAGTTACGGCTGGCAGCATTGAGGCCGTGGCCGTGGCTTCCGATGGGGGCGTCATGCTGGAACTGGCCCGCCTGCGCATTGCCCGCGACAAAGAGCGGGCCGTGGACCTGGCCGACGCCGGTAAGCACGCCGAGGCGGAGGCCTTGCTTCACCAGCTGGTGGCCGAGCTAACTGCCAAAGGCCTGCACGAGCACTTTGAGATTGCCGAGGAAATTGACCAGATCAACCACTACGCCCAGCGCATTGCCAGCCGCCACCTCGACAACGAGAGCCGCAAGGAGCTGCGCGACCAAGCCTTCCAGGGCCGCCGGGCCCGGGTTGACTTGGCCGGCCGGGGGGTGAGCGTCGACCAGGCGGCCCACGCTCTGCCGGTGGTGAGCGAGCCGGGCACGGGCGTCGAGCTGGTTTGCTTCCGCGAGGGCGGCAAGCTGCGCGTGCGGGTCGTATCGGCCGGCTTCGACGATTTGAACATCCAGTTTCCCCGGGCTATTCGGGCCGAGGGCGCCCACTATATCGTGGAGGAGCTGGAACGCAGTGCCGATGGTACTTTTTACCGGGCCAAGGGCACCATTACCCGCCTGGTGCGGCCGGGCGAAACCGATCCGCTGGCCGGCGGCCACTCTGGCTCCTCGCGCAGCCGCAGTACGGGCAGCACCAGTGCCCGGGCGGCCAAGCCCGCCGCCACCCTGGCCGATTTGGAAGAAACGGACACCATTGGCTCGGGCATCCTGATTCAGTGCGTAAAAGACGGGAGCAAGCTGCGGGCCCGCGTGGTGAGCGACGGTTTCGACCCCAACTGGAACATGCGCTTCCCCCGCGGCATCCGCGACGAAAGCACCCTGTTCGTAGTGGAGCAAGTGAATACCGCACCCGACGGCAAGTCCTACATTGCCAGCGGCGAAATCAAAAAGTTTGTGCAAACCACCTAG